From a single Gammaproteobacteria bacterium genomic region:
- a CDS encoding acetate--CoA ligase family protein gives MTAPLVMDLVSARQMISGCGVEFANWQVVLSADAAVSAAAGLDGPVALKSAAPDVVHKSDSGCVVLGVAGDEAVEKAYAEVTARAAAAGSVTPERVLVETMTPGLAEVIIGLKRDETFGAVVLVGLGGIFTEVLEDFVLRLCPVTEPEALGMFKELRGFSVLAGARGKPRCDLDALARVAVSISWLGNDRDDILELDLNPVMAMEQGALAVDARVVLNGREKHGAHQA, from the coding sequence ATGACCGCACCACTGGTCATGGACCTGGTCTCAGCCCGGCAGATGATCTCGGGCTGCGGGGTCGAATTTGCAAACTGGCAAGTTGTCTTATCCGCCGACGCGGCGGTCAGCGCAGCTGCCGGACTGGACGGGCCGGTGGCATTGAAATCGGCGGCGCCGGATGTGGTTCACAAAAGTGACAGCGGTTGTGTGGTTCTGGGTGTTGCGGGTGACGAAGCAGTTGAAAAGGCCTACGCAGAGGTCACAGCCCGTGCCGCAGCGGCCGGCAGTGTGACACCGGAGCGGGTGCTGGTGGAGACAATGACCCCGGGCCTTGCCGAAGTCATTATCGGGCTCAAGCGCGATGAGACCTTCGGTGCGGTTGTTCTTGTCGGTTTGGGTGGGATCTTTACGGAGGTGCTGGAAGATTTTGTCCTGCGGCTTTGTCCCGTAACAGAACCCGAAGCGCTGGGCATGTTCAAGGAACTGCGGGGCTTCTCTGTCCTTGCCGGTGCCAGGGGCAAGCCGCGCTGCGATCTCGACGCCCTGGCTCGCGTGGCTGTTTCCATCAGCTGGCTCGGCAACGACCGGGACGACATCCTCGAGTTGGACCTCAACCCGGTGATGGCAATGGAACAGGGTGCGCTGGCAGTTGACGCACGCGTTGTTCTGAATGGGAGGGAAAAGCATGGCGCGCATCAAGCCTGA